Proteins from a single region of Salvelinus fontinalis isolate EN_2023a chromosome 15, ASM2944872v1, whole genome shotgun sequence:
- the LOC129812064 gene encoding alpha-(1,6)-fucosyltransferase isoform X1 — MEQGDLQKHIDTLLQELGHQQRSIMTDLHYLSQADGAGDWREKEAKDLSDLVQNRITYLQNPQDCSKARKLVCNINKGCGYGCQLHHVVYCFMIAYGTQRTLILESQNWRYATGGWETVFLPVSQTCTDRTGVTTGHWSGEANDKDVQVVELPIVDSLHPRPPYLPLAIPEDLAQRLHRLHGDPSVWWVSQFVKYLIRPQAWLEKEIQDTTAKLGFRHPIIGVHVRRTDKVGTEAAFHPIEEYMVHVEDHFQHLARRMLVDKKRVYLATDDPSLLQEAKAKYPDYEFISDNSISWSAGLHNRYTENSLRGVILDIHFLSQTNFLVCTFSSQVCRVAYEIMQTLHPDASSHFHSLDDIYYFGGQNAHNQLAVYAHQPRSSDDIPLEPGDLIGVAGNHWDGNSKGINRKTGRTGLYPSYKVKEKIETVKYPTYPEADKMLNQ; from the exons ATGGAGCAGGGGGACCTGCAGAAACACATCGACACACTGCTGCAGGAGCTGGGACACCAgcagag GTCCATCATGACTgacctgcactacctgagccaggCTGACGGAgcaggagactggagagagaaggaggccaAGGACCTGTCTGACCTGGTACAGAACAGGATCACATACCTCCAG aACCCCCAGGACTGCTCCAAGGCCAGGAAGCTGGTGTGTAACATCAACAAGGGCTGTGGCTACGGCTGCCAGCTGCACCACGTGGTCTACTGCTTCATGATCGCCTACGGCACCCAGCGTACCCTCATCCTGGAGTCCCAGAACTGGCGCTACGCCACGGGAGGCTGGGAGACCGTCTTCCTCCCGGTCAGTCAGACGTGCACCGACCGCACCGGGGTCACCACCGGACACTGGTCAG GCGAGGCGAACGACAAAGACGTCCAGGTGGTGGAGTTACCCATCGTGGACAGCCTGCACCCCCGCCCCCCCTACCTGCCCCTGGCCATTCCCGAGGACCTGGCCCAGCGCCTCCACCGGCTCCATGGTGACCCGTCCGTCTGGTGGGTGTCTCAGTTTGTCAAGTACCTGATCCGGCCCCAGGCCTGGCTGGAGAAGGAGATCCAGGATACCACCGCCAAACTGGGCTTTAGGCACCCCATCATAGG GGTCCATGTGAGACGGACAGACAAGGTGGGGACAGAGGCAGCCTTTCACCCTATAGAGGAGTACATGGTACATGTAGAGGACCACTTCCAACACCTAGCCAGGCGCATGCTGGTGGACAAGAAGAGAGTCTACTTGGCCACTGACGACCCCTCCCTACTACAGGAGGCCAAGGCTAA gtaCCCAGACTACGAGTTCATCAGTGATAACTCCATCTCGTGGTCTGCGGGGCTACATAACCGCTACACCGAGAACTCTCTGAGAGGAGTCATCCTAGATATTCACTTCCTGTCCCAGACCAACTTCCTGGTCTGCACCTTCTCCTCACAG GTGTGCCGTGTGGCCTATGAGATCATGCAGACCCTCCATCCTGACGCCTCATCTCACTTCCACTCCCTGGATGACATCTACTACTTCGGGGGCCAGAACGCCCACAACCAGCTAGCCGTGTACGCCCACCAGCCCCGGAGCTCCGACGACATCCCCCTAGAGCCCGGCGACCTGATCGGGGTGGCGGGGAACCACTGGGACGGCAACTCCAAGGGCATCAACCGCAAGACGGGCCGCACCGGCCTCTACCCGTCCTACAAGGTGAAAGAGAAGATCGAGACCGTAAAGTATCCTACGTACCCCGAGGCAGATAAGATGCTGAATCAGTAG